The Eleutherodactylus coqui strain aEleCoq1 chromosome 10, aEleCoq1.hap1, whole genome shotgun sequence genome contains the following window.
TGAGGTCTGTTGGGGTTTCTGTTAAATACATATACACTCCTTGTcagaaacaatccctcccctagacgTCGGAATCCAATGAaactctctgtgtgattgtaatgttggtaTAAgggattacatatcagagcaagAGGAGAATTCATTGTGGGAAGCTGAacaccttgaagggaggctctagtaccctgttgtaccgcctctagcttagatacaagatgtgatacgggtgggcatggaggctccagtaccctgttgtaccgcctctagcttagatacaagatgtgatacgggtgggcatggaggctctagtaccctgttgtactgcctccagcttagatacaagatgtgatacgggcgggcatggaggctccagtaccctgttctaccgcctctagcttagatacaagatgtgatacgggcgggcatggaggctccagtaccctgttgtaccgcctctagcttagatacaagatgtgatacagatgatcatggaggttctagtatcctgttgtaccgcctctagcttagatacaagatgtgatacgggcgggcatggaggctctagtaccctgttgtactgcctctagcttagatacaagatgtgatacagatgatcatggaggttctagtaccctgttgtaccgcctctagcttagatacaagatgtgatacgggcgggcatggaggctctagtaccctgttgtaccgcctctagcttagatacaagatgtgatacagttgatcatggaggttctagtaccctgttgtaccccctctagcttagatacaagatgtgatacgggcgggcatggaggctctagtaccctgttgtactgcctctagcttagatacaagatgtgatacagatgatcatggaggctctagtaccctgttgtactgcctctagcttggatacaagatgtgatactagtgggcatggaggctctagtaccctgttgtatcgcctctagcttagatacaagatgtgatacgggtgggcatggaggctctagtaccctgttgtactgcctctagcttagatacaagatgtgatacagatgatcatagaggctctagtaccctgttgtatcgcctctagcttagatacaagatgtgatatgggggcatggaggctctagtaccctgttgtttcatgaggggaacacatgtggctgcaggatgtcctgaacatttcgctgagctgtcattgtccctcataccgctactaggggggaccgactgttgtatgtgatggccccccagcgAAGACAGGATTGAGGTCTCTACACACGAACACACCCGTCATCtgtgcccaaattaaacctggacTTGTCACtgacgacaccactgcaaagggGGCCGacgatgggtgtcaaaggcagtacatgtaatgggcgtcaTGAAACCAAGTGTCCTTTaactaagtgcctggaaatgtttCAGTTAGACACATGAagctgtaatgatggcgccaccggtcactggatggtggacaatgaaacagttggagctgctcgtaggTGGTGGTTTGtaaggggcatcctgagcccggtcaccttgtgtgccctcacacatccactggccccaacacctcctaacagtctgggcagaacggcccaggtagcctctgagagcccttTAATAGGCTatggggtggaaccacttttagggcctcaagtaacaagaccgttcatctaatcactacacaactctaatcatttgtatatctgcctgagatggaactgcatgctgagtttggtAGCTAAAGGACAACTTGTAGGTGCTTGctttgtgtgcgtgtgtgcgtgcgtgcgtgcgtgtgtatttatattttatttgtgCAGTCGTCTGCAATTCTCTTCTTGTGGTCATAAATACTGGAGCATCAACCGACTCCATTTAATTTGCGTCATTCTGCTGGGATTCGCCAGCCTCTGTTGTAGATGGAGCGAGCACATGGCTGCCATAGATCTTCATCTCAAGAGCAATTGTGATTACTTCCCATGTTGTGGAATTTTCTGGCGctgtataaagattattatttttattatgtatGTCGGTATTGTCTCACCAAGAACAGAATTTAATGTGCTCTCTCTGTGCTAAATCCATCTAGGTGAAGGTAAGCTCCGCGGTGCTGAAGGCTGCAGCCCACCACTATGGGTCCCAATGTGACAAGCCGAACAAAGAATTCATGTTGTGTCGCTGGGAAGAGAAAGACCCAAGAAAATGTCTGAACGAAGGCAAAAAAGTGAATGAGTGCGCCCTGGACTTCTTCAGGTAAGGCTCTGGCAGAAGTGGGATGTTACTGCAGATCTATCGTTGTATACAAGGACACCACCGGAGAGCTTCACGCTACTGTAACTCGGATGGGACAACAAATGTATGCATGATATATGATGTTTGACTAATAAAGAATACAGCAGACTTTTGTCTTTGGTTCATTCATGAGGGGAGCACGTCCCGTCTCCTCCGCCACTCTCACCGGTGTCTGTTCTGCTGCTTGTCAGCCATTGAGAGGGGCTACGTCACCAACTGATGTGTCTTTGATATggtgaatttttttattttctgtttttacttatttttagctAATTTCTTCTGTATTCCTACTAGTCACCCCAAAGTTTTTCAGGCTTCCAACTTGCCACGCCGATTCCTGCATATTTTTAGGCCCAGCTGATCACATGCCGTCTAGATTTGTGACTGCTGAAGCAAGTGATGGCCACAACAGTCACGAGCCTAGGTGGTATGTGATCTGCTGTGCTCAGAAATATATGGAGACTGGCAGCTTGAAAAGTTGGTCATGCATGTGCAGTTGCCGTTTAATCCCTGACCCTCAGctcccagtctacacagcaaagctgaatTAAAAGTGAGCTTCAAAAGACTCAATAACCTTGAATATTAGGGGAAGTTTCTGTATATTTGTTTGGGTAGAATTAAAATGTTTTTTGATCTCGTGCTTGGGTTGTATTCAGAGAGCTGTatgcgagttgtgcctgagaaacAAAGTGGAGTTTGCACAGGACAGAAAGAACGGCTGTGGGAATAGCCTAATTGGctgtaatgggtctgtgtgctttcCATGGAATACATGGAGAGCGCATGACCCAAATATACCGTCTGAAGGGGCCTTTAATAATGTACTTCCTTTTTTCCCAGGAAAATTAAAGGTCATTGTGCCGAATCTTTTACTGAATATTGGACTTGTCTTGACTACACTGGCTTATTGGAACTCCGTCACTGTCGCGAAAAGCAGCAGGCATTTGACAATTGTGTCCTTGACCAGCTTGGTTGGACGAGGCCAGACCTAGGAGAATTGTCTAAGGTGAGAACTTGTGAGTCTGTCTGAAGAGTAAGG
Protein-coding sequences here:
- the NDUFA8 gene encoding NADH dehydrogenase [ubiquinone] 1 alpha subcomplex subunit 8 codes for the protein MPGTVELPTAEELSVKEVKVSSAVLKAAAHHYGSQCDKPNKEFMLCRWEEKDPRKCLNEGKKVNECALDFFRKIKGHCAESFTEYWTCLDYTGLLELRHCREKQQAFDNCVLDQLGWTRPDLGELSKVTKVKTDRPLPENVFHSRPRPEPNPPIDGELKPSKYGSKLFFWNW